TCGATATATCTATTTCCATCAATATCCCACGCAAAGGGCCCTTTGACTCTATCAAAAACAATGGGCTGGCCCCCCACAGATTTAAAAGCCCTTACTGGTGAACTAACTCCTCCAGGCATTAATTCTTGGGCGGCAGAAAAAATTTCTTCTGAATTGGGGCAATTTAATATGTCAGTCACAATTTAACTAAATGATGTTTTGAGAAAAATCTTGTCATGTTCTAAATTAGAAATAAGTAAAAATTTTGTCAATCAGATTGAAATTCTACATTATGATATTTTTATTGCGATAGTTTGGATTGTAAATAATTAATTTTTAGGAAATCATGATCGAAATCAAGATCTTCTTAGATAACTCTCTATTAATAAGCGTTTTCAAGCATTAGAAAAATTCATTTTATTTTATTTATATTTCGAAAAAATCATCCTCGTCCTCAAAAAAATCTACATTTATGTCGTTCAAATTAAGATCTATCATTACTGGGGCATGATCACTTGGACGTAAATTCCCCCTAGGTGAACAGTCTATGACACAACTTTTAAGTTTTGATGACAGTTCTTGACTGATGAATATATGGTCTATTCTCCAACCTTTATTTAATTCATATGCGTTGTTACGGTAATCCCACCAACTCCAATGGCCAGTATTTTTTTCAAATATTCTGAAAGAATCTATTAATCTTTCTTTCAGAACATTATCAAGCGCATTTCTTTCAATCTCGGATGCCATTATTCCTCCTTCATATTTCTTTGGATCATGAATATCTAATTTAGATGGAGCAACATTAAAATCACCTACAAGGCATATTAATGCCCCTTTTTTTTCTTGCTCATCTAAAAATGAAGCTAAACAACTTAACCAACTAATCTTATATTCAAATTTATCAGATTCAAGTGAAGATCCATTTGGAACATAGACATTTACAATCTTAATACCATTAATGTCAGCAGAAATTAATCTTTTCTGATCTTGGAAAATTTCTGAATTTTGATCAGAGTCACCGATAGAACCATAAAATCCTTTTTGAACATTGTCCCCCTTTATTTTTGAAATAATTGCAACACCATTGTATGATTTTTGTCCGTAAACCTCCACTGAGTATCCTAAATTTTCAAAAGGTTCAAATGGGAAACTATCATCAATTACTTTTGTTTCCTGCAAACATAGAATATCTGGATTGACTTGATTAATCCAATCTATAATTTGAGAGAGTCTAGTTCTAATAGAGTTAACATTCCAAGTTGCTATTAACAAATTTCTACTTAATTATGTAAAATTAAATTAGCAAGAATTTCTTACATTAAAGAATTTTGAAATTAAATAAAATGAAAATTTATTTTTGCAAAAAAATTTTTAAACCAATACCTTTAATTATTATTTTAATTTCCTTAATTTCCTTTAAAGGTAATTCTTTAAGTGCTGAATATCTTTTAGAAGAAAAGAAAATCGATTATTCAACTAAAACAGAAAATGATAGCTCTGTTATTCCAACTAATCCATTTGAAATTGTTGAAATGATTAGAAGATATAATAGCTTGAGTGAAGCGACTAATCCCTCTGATGCAATAGACGATGCTTTAAAGTCATTTAATGGATTGGAGGAATAATAAGAAAATAATAATGAAAACTCGTCATTTAAAAATTTTAATATGTTAAAAAATCCTATCCCTAAAGTTACTAATAATAAGCAGTTCAGAGCAATTGGTATAGTTAACGGTATATTTGTTCCACATGATAATAAGCAAATAAATAGAGGCTTTTTAACTGACAATAAAGGTGAAAAAATTGAAACAGTTGTACTAGGAAAAGCACTATCTCTTTTAAAAAAGCATATTGATCTAAAGAAAAGTTATTTTTGGATTGTTTATCCCAAAAATAAAAATACACACAACTTACATTTGCAAGTTGCTGGTATCTGGGAACCTTATCAGCTAAATGATTTTCCAAATAATTCTTCAAAAACAAACTTTGCGAAATTACTGGAGGAATTAGATTTAAAAGATAATTATTTTTCTGTTAGAGGAGAACTAGTTTTTGTGAACATTCAAAAGAAAGAGATAGTAATTAAAATTTGTCCTGCTTCAAAGCTAAAAAATTCAAAAAACAAAAATTTTAAATTAGTCCTAAAAGGAGAACTCTCTCTAGAACTGTTGAATAGTTTTGTAAGCTTAGATGTAGTCAGGAATGGAAATTCTCTAGAATTAATAAGTTATGAAGTTATTGAGAAGAATTTCTCTAAAAATACTTAAAAAGAAAATTTGGGCTCCATTGTAATTTTGAACAATCAAGAAATCTAAGATTTATGGAAGATTTTTATATTGAATGTTCTCCAGGCATCTCTGGAGATATGTTGCTAGGAGCTTTTTATGATTTAGGTGTACCTAAAAAAGTAATTGAAAAACCACTTATTGACCTTGGATTAAAGGATTTATATCATTTAGAGTTTAAAGAATCAAAAAGTTGTTCAATTCGAGGGATCAAGGCGAAGGTTGAAAATATTGAATATAGTCCTATCAAAAGAACTTGGAAAAGTATTAAAGAACTTATTTTAAATGGAAACTTAGAAGAAAAATTAAAGCAAAAAATTGTTGAAGTATTTGAATCTTTAGCGGTTGCAGAAGGAAACGTTCATGGTATCAAGCCTGATGATGTTCATTTTCATGAAATTGGAGCTATTGATTCATTAGTGGATATCATAGGAGTATGTGCTGCACTGAATTACTTAAACCCAAGGAAGGTTTATTGTAATGAACCTATGTTGGGGAGAGGTTTTGTTCAAACTGAACATGGAAAATTATCTGTACCACCTCCTGCTGTAATAGAGTTAATAAGACAAAACAATATTGAGGTTTTATCAAGCTTTGACTCAATAGAGGGTGAACTATCTACACCTACAGGCATTGCTTTACTCTCTAATTTAGTCGACCATCTGAAACCTCCTTCAAAATATTCTATTAACTCTTATGGAGTTGGTATTGGTAATTTACAATTTGTATTTCCTAATTTAGTTAGGGTTTATAAAATATCTTCAATTGAGTATCGTTCTTTAAATCAACAAATTAATCCAAGGTTTGAAGAGATATCTATTCAAGAAGCATGGATTGATGATCAAACACCTGAAGATATAACTAATTTTGTAGAGAAACTGAGAATTGAGGGAGCATACGACGTTTCTTATCAAGCTATCAATATGAAAAAAAATAGAATTGGATTTTCTATTCAAGTAATCTTGCCAATAGATAAAAGAGAGTACTTTAGGCAATTATGGTTTAATTATTCCAATACTATTGGAGTTCGTGAAAGAACTCAATCAAGGTGGATATTACTTAGAAGGAGGGGAGAATGTTCAACAACTTTTGGGAATGTAAAGGTTAAACAGATTTTGAAACCAGATGGATCAATAACTATGAAACCAGAAAATGACGAAGTTTTGAGATTAGAAATAGAGCATAAAATATCAACTGGAGAAATAAGAAAAATAATACAAGAGTCAAGTAAAAAATTTAAAGCATTTGAAAACTGGAAATGAGATTTAATATAAGCAATCAACCATATTGGAAATTTCTTAAAAAGATTAATTTTGGTGGTTTAAAGAGTGTTTTTTTTATTTCAAGCTTGTTATATTTTTGCATCTATTTTGTTCATAACATTAATCAAATTTCTTTTGATTACAATTTAGAAAAAAATGGAATTAATCTATCTTTATCATTTTTATTTTGTGTTTTAAGTATTTACCTTAACGCTTATGCATGGAAATATATAGTTAAATGGTTCGGGAAAGAATTTAAAAGTAAAAATCTAGTATCTTTTTATGTTTTAACCAACATTCTTAAATACGTTCCTGGAGGAATTTGGCATTTTGTTGAAAGATTTAATTTTATAAAA
This sequence is a window from Prochlorococcus marinus XMU1419. Protein-coding genes within it:
- the xth gene encoding exodeoxyribonuclease III, coding for MLIATWNVNSIRTRLSQIIDWINQVNPDILCLQETKVIDDSFPFEPFENLGYSVEVYGQKSYNGVAIISKIKGDNVQKGFYGSIGDSDQNSEIFQDQKRLISADINGIKIVNVYVPNGSSLESDKFEYKISWLSCLASFLDEQEKKGALICLVGDFNVAPSKLDIHDPKKYEGGIMASEIERNALDNVLKERLIDSFRIFEKNTGHWSWWDYRNNAYELNKGWRIDHIFISQELSSKLKSCVIDCSPRGNLRPSDHAPVMIDLNLNDINVDFFEDEDDFFEI
- the larC gene encoding nickel pincer cofactor biosynthesis protein LarC codes for the protein MEDFYIECSPGISGDMLLGAFYDLGVPKKVIEKPLIDLGLKDLYHLEFKESKSCSIRGIKAKVENIEYSPIKRTWKSIKELILNGNLEEKLKQKIVEVFESLAVAEGNVHGIKPDDVHFHEIGAIDSLVDIIGVCAALNYLNPRKVYCNEPMLGRGFVQTEHGKLSVPPPAVIELIRQNNIEVLSSFDSIEGELSTPTGIALLSNLVDHLKPPSKYSINSYGVGIGNLQFVFPNLVRVYKISSIEYRSLNQQINPRFEEISIQEAWIDDQTPEDITNFVEKLRIEGAYDVSYQAINMKKNRIGFSIQVILPIDKREYFRQLWFNYSNTIGVRERTQSRWILLRRRGECSTTFGNVKVKQILKPDGSITMKPENDEVLRLEIEHKISTGEIRKIIQESSKKFKAFENWK